A region from the Ctenopharyngodon idella isolate HZGC_01 chromosome 13, HZGC01, whole genome shotgun sequence genome encodes:
- the LOC127524617 gene encoding CD276 antigen-like — translation MNLKVFCLSLLLFEASCFTEFEITVPRGPVTGFYGEALILPCTFPVDSWDLSSTVITWQRGLDVAHSFYYSRDQLDRQNPHYVNRTSLFIQEMAGGNASLKLERVTLQDSGVYTCSISTNTGSQKKSFRVNIAAFYSEPRLQFSMLTDGVNLLVTSDGGYPSPELQWLMENSDITNQTQTHLMQDTQTGLYIVSSWINLTEVTNSSLTFILNNKPLGQDIRREIQLYSDKSESQGESAYRCHGCFILIPVILLLLIVMGLLFVFIISRRREQTKLNFFTNMGLNSETQILNGKFQQCIGA, via the exons CTGAGTTTGAGATTACTGTGCCCAGAGGTCCTGTCACTGGGTTTTACGGAGAGGCGCTGATCCTCCCCTGCACCTTCCCTGTGGACTCGTGGGATCTGAGTAGCACCGTTATCACCTGGCAGCGTGGGCTGGACGTTGCTCACAGCTTCTACTACAGTCGGGACCAGCTCGACCGTCAGAATCCTCATTATGTGAACCGCACCAGCCTGTTCATCCAGGAGATGGCAGGAGGAAACGCATCACTCAAACTGGAGAGAGTCACTCTGCAGGACTCTGGTGTGTACACCTGCTCCATCAGCACAAACACCGGCAGCCAGAAGAAGAGCTTTAGAGTGAATATTGCAG CGTTCTACTCTGAACCTCGTCTGCAGTTCTCCATGTTAACTGATGGAGTCAACCTGCTAGTGACATCAGATGGGGGCTACCCTTCTCCTGAACTGCAGTGGCTGATGGAAAACTCAGACATCACTAaccagacacaaacacacctcATGCAGGACACACAAACTGGACTTTACATTGTGTCTAGTTGGATAAATCTCACTGAAGTCACAAACTCCTCTCTGACATTCATACTGAACAACAAACCTCTGGGTCAAGACATCAGAAGAGAGATCCAGCTGTACTCAG ATAAGAGTGAGAGTCAAGGAGAGTCAGCGTACAGATGCCACGGATGCTTCATATTGATCCCTGTtattctgctgctgctgatcGTGATGGGCttattgtttgtgttcattATAAGCAGAAGAAGAGAACAAACCAAACTAAATTTCTTTACTAATATGGGACTCAACTCTGAAACCCAAATTCTGAATGGAAAATTTCAGCAGTGTATAGGAGCATAA